The following are encoded together in the Zonotrichia albicollis isolate bZonAlb1 chromosome 10, bZonAlb1.hap1, whole genome shotgun sequence genome:
- the PDE1A gene encoding dual specificity calcium/calmodulin-dependent 3',5'-cyclic nucleotide phosphodiesterase 1A isoform X3 gives MTQDQQDTCALLEQQLATRLRCLVKQLEKGDINVVDLKKNIEYAASVLEAVYIDETRKLLDTEDELSDIQSDSVPLEVRDWLASTFTREMGIVKRRPEEKPKFRSIVHAVQAGIFVERMYRKTSSMVGLAYPAEVIVTFKDVDKWSFDVFALNEASGEHSLKFMMYELLTRYDLLSRFKIPVPNLISFAEALEVGYSKYKNPYHNLIHAADVTQTVHYIMIHTGIMHWLTELEILAMIFAAAVHDYEHTGTTNNFHIQTRSDVAILYNDRSVLENHHVSAAYRLMQEEEMNILANLNKDDWRELRSLVIEMVLSTDMSGHFQQIKTMRHTLQQAQGVDKAKAMSLILHAADISHPAKSWELHYRWTMALMEEFFRQGDKEAALGLQFSPLCDRKSTLVAQSQIGFIDFIVEPTFSLLTDSMEKIVMPLIEEATKSESPAFGTPSQNSLGAVSNAEAQRRPGFKSTGDGGTHTENSLATVDLRAFKDNLMKIIQANKERWKELAAEEELVNNVGEQEKDQSRNSTDAQLQEEATRTQNESSQGSDGTACPPRSIVLQVVSLDTPLSDETSSEKCTNSDPNQKDLSDAQQETQNTAPLNGEPKHCKSEDIVKATEQTEALVQN, from the exons GAAACTTTTGGACACTGAAGATGAACTCTCTGACATCCAGTCGGATTCGGTCCCGCTGGAAGTGCGGGACTGGTTAGCTTCTACATTCACGAGGGAGATGGGAATAGTGAAGAGGAGACCTGAGGAAAAGCCCAAATTCCGAAGCATTGTGCATGCTGTACAGGCTGGGATTTTTGTAGAAAG gatGTACCGGAAAACTTCAAGCATGGTTGGTTTGGCTTATCCAGCAGAAGTGATAGTCACATTTAAG GATGTTGATAAGTGGTCTTTTGACGTTTTTGCCCTTAATGAAGCAAGTGGAGAGCACAGTCTGAAATTTATGATGTATGAGCTGTTAACCCGATACGACCTTTTGAGCCGTTTCAAG ATCCCTGTTCCCAATCTTATTTCTTTTGCTGAAGCTCTTGAAGTTGGTTACAGCAAATACAAAAATCCCTATCACAATTTGATCCATGCAGCTGATGTTACTCAAACTGTGCATTACATAATGATTCACACTGGCATCATG CACTGGCTCACAGAACTGGAAATTTTAGCAATGATCTTTGCAGCTGCCGTCCATGACTATGAACATACTGGGACCACAAACAATTTTCATATTCAGACAAG GTCAGATGTTGCTATATTGTACAACGATCGTTCTGTTCTTGAAAATCATCATGTAAGTGCTGCTTATAGACTCATGCAGGAAGAAGAGATGAACATCCTGGCTAATCTAAACAAAGATGACTGGAG GGAGTTGCGTAGCTTGGTCATTGAGATGGTCTTGTCTACAGACATGTCGGGTCATTTCCAACAAATTAAAACAATGCGGCACactctgcagcaggcacaggg GGTAGACAAAGCCAAAGCCATGTCTTTGATTCTACATGCAGCAGACATAAGCCATCCAGCAAAATCCTGGGAGCTGCACTACCGGTGGACCATGGCCCTGATGGAAGAATTTTTTCGACAG GGAGACAAGGAGGCTGCTTTAGGTCTTCAATTTTCCCCACTTTGTGACCGCAAGTCCACTTTGGTAGCTCAGTCTCAAATAG gtTTCATTGATTTCATAGTAGAACCAACATTTTCTCTTCTTACTGATTCAATGGAGAAAATTGTTATGCCTCTTATAGAGGAAGCGACAAAATCTGAAAGTCCTGCATTTGGGACCCCCAG CCAAAATAGTTTGGGAGCAGTAAGCAATGCTGAAGCACAAAGACGACCTGGGTTTAAAAGTACAGGTGATGGAGGGACTCACACAGAAAATTCTCTAGCAACTGTAGACCTAAGGGCCTTCAAGGACAACTTGATGAAGATCATTCAAGCAAACAAAGAAAGATGGAAAGAATTAGCAGCAGAAG AAGAACTTGTGAACAATGTTGGTGAACAGGAAAAAGACCAAAGCAGAAATTCCACAGATGCACAGTTACAGGAAGAGGCAACAAGGACACAAAATGAGAGTAGTCAGGGGAGTGATGGTACAGCCTGTCCTCCCAGATCCATCGTCCTACAAGTAGTCTCTTTGGACACTCCTCTGAGTGATGAAACCAGCTCAGAAAAATGCACTAACTCTGATCCGAACCAGAAAGATCTCAGCGATGCCCAGCAAGAGACCCAGAATACAGCCCCACTGAATG GGGAGCCTAAACACTGTAAGTCCGAAGATATTGTGAAAGCCACGGAGCAGACAGAAGCACTGGTACAAAACTAG
- the PDE1A gene encoding dual specificity calcium/calmodulin-dependent 3',5'-cyclic nucleotide phosphodiesterase 1A isoform X4 produces the protein MDDCVTIKKKHLQRPIFRLRCLVKQLEKGDINVVDLKKNIEYAASVLEAVYIDETRKLLDTEDELSDIQSDSVPLEVRDWLASTFTREMGIVKRRPEEKPKFRSIVHAVQAGIFVERMYRKTSSMVGLAYPAEVIVTFKDVDKWSFDVFALNEASGEHSLKFMMYELLTRYDLLSRFKIPVPNLISFAEALEVGYSKYKNPYHNLIHAADVTQTVHYIMIHTGIMHWLTELEILAMIFAAAVHDYEHTGTTNNFHIQTRSDVAILYNDRSVLENHHVSAAYRLMQEEEMNILANLNKDDWRELRSLVIEMVLSTDMSGHFQQIKTMRHTLQQAQGVDKAKAMSLILHAADISHPAKSWELHYRWTMALMEEFFRQGDKEAALGLQFSPLCDRKSTLVAQSQIGFIDFIVEPTFSLLTDSMEKIVMPLIEEATKSESPAFGTPSQNSLGAVSNAEAQRRPGFKSTGDGGTHTENSLATVDLRAFKDNLMKIIQANKERWKELAAEEELVNNVGEQEKDQSRNSTDAQLQEEATRTQNESSQGSDGTACPPRSIVLQVVSLDTPLSDETSSEKCTNSDPNQKDLSDAQQETQNTAPLNGEPKHCKSEDIVKATEQTEALVQN, from the exons GAAACTTTTGGACACTGAAGATGAACTCTCTGACATCCAGTCGGATTCGGTCCCGCTGGAAGTGCGGGACTGGTTAGCTTCTACATTCACGAGGGAGATGGGAATAGTGAAGAGGAGACCTGAGGAAAAGCCCAAATTCCGAAGCATTGTGCATGCTGTACAGGCTGGGATTTTTGTAGAAAG gatGTACCGGAAAACTTCAAGCATGGTTGGTTTGGCTTATCCAGCAGAAGTGATAGTCACATTTAAG GATGTTGATAAGTGGTCTTTTGACGTTTTTGCCCTTAATGAAGCAAGTGGAGAGCACAGTCTGAAATTTATGATGTATGAGCTGTTAACCCGATACGACCTTTTGAGCCGTTTCAAG ATCCCTGTTCCCAATCTTATTTCTTTTGCTGAAGCTCTTGAAGTTGGTTACAGCAAATACAAAAATCCCTATCACAATTTGATCCATGCAGCTGATGTTACTCAAACTGTGCATTACATAATGATTCACACTGGCATCATG CACTGGCTCACAGAACTGGAAATTTTAGCAATGATCTTTGCAGCTGCCGTCCATGACTATGAACATACTGGGACCACAAACAATTTTCATATTCAGACAAG GTCAGATGTTGCTATATTGTACAACGATCGTTCTGTTCTTGAAAATCATCATGTAAGTGCTGCTTATAGACTCATGCAGGAAGAAGAGATGAACATCCTGGCTAATCTAAACAAAGATGACTGGAG GGAGTTGCGTAGCTTGGTCATTGAGATGGTCTTGTCTACAGACATGTCGGGTCATTTCCAACAAATTAAAACAATGCGGCACactctgcagcaggcacaggg GGTAGACAAAGCCAAAGCCATGTCTTTGATTCTACATGCAGCAGACATAAGCCATCCAGCAAAATCCTGGGAGCTGCACTACCGGTGGACCATGGCCCTGATGGAAGAATTTTTTCGACAG GGAGACAAGGAGGCTGCTTTAGGTCTTCAATTTTCCCCACTTTGTGACCGCAAGTCCACTTTGGTAGCTCAGTCTCAAATAG gtTTCATTGATTTCATAGTAGAACCAACATTTTCTCTTCTTACTGATTCAATGGAGAAAATTGTTATGCCTCTTATAGAGGAAGCGACAAAATCTGAAAGTCCTGCATTTGGGACCCCCAG CCAAAATAGTTTGGGAGCAGTAAGCAATGCTGAAGCACAAAGACGACCTGGGTTTAAAAGTACAGGTGATGGAGGGACTCACACAGAAAATTCTCTAGCAACTGTAGACCTAAGGGCCTTCAAGGACAACTTGATGAAGATCATTCAAGCAAACAAAGAAAGATGGAAAGAATTAGCAGCAGAAG AAGAACTTGTGAACAATGTTGGTGAACAGGAAAAAGACCAAAGCAGAAATTCCACAGATGCACAGTTACAGGAAGAGGCAACAAGGACACAAAATGAGAGTAGTCAGGGGAGTGATGGTACAGCCTGTCCTCCCAGATCCATCGTCCTACAAGTAGTCTCTTTGGACACTCCTCTGAGTGATGAAACCAGCTCAGAAAAATGCACTAACTCTGATCCGAACCAGAAAGATCTCAGCGATGCCCAGCAAGAGACCCAGAATACAGCCCCACTGAATG GGGAGCCTAAACACTGTAAGTCCGAAGATATTGTGAAAGCCACGGAGCAGACAGAAGCACTGGTACAAAACTAG